Proteins encoded within one genomic window of Bacteroidota bacterium:
- a CDS encoding T9SS type A sorting domain-containing protein, whose translation MKKIYSLTSIGMLLFCANISAQWCTPTTAIPYDANMPGVTHYICNTINRTSAACENYPNNNYVLATNTTTLTRGSAYNVSITFTIDASICPDMNLRVWIDYNQDGQLDDPGETVVTANNQLPGTYSASITIPATATLGSTRMRVTAKMTSNGGHTLPTPCDNPADPLGYHGEFEDYNVTISAPTGIDQVNDLISSLNAVPNPGTIDNTVIHYSLANASPVNITMTNIAGQTITLAASENPQVAGDHYISLTDVGTTIPSGIYLVSLNAGNQRQTMRIVILNE comes from the coding sequence ATGAAAAAAATCTACTCACTCACTTCGATCGGGATGCTGCTTTTCTGCGCAAATATTTCTGCGCAATGGTGCACACCGACAACTGCGATCCCTTATGATGCGAATATGCCGGGTGTAACGCATTACATCTGCAACACGATCAACCGCACTTCTGCTGCCTGCGAAAATTATCCGAACAATAACTATGTTCTCGCAACAAACACTACGACGCTTACACGCGGCTCAGCATACAACGTGTCGATCACTTTCACGATTGACGCAAGTATTTGTCCCGATATGAATCTTCGTGTGTGGATCGATTACAACCAGGACGGACAATTGGATGATCCGGGCGAAACGGTGGTCACCGCGAATAATCAGTTGCCGGGAACTTACAGTGCATCTATCACTATTCCTGCAACAGCAACACTCGGAAGTACGCGTATGCGCGTGACTGCAAAAATGACTTCGAATGGCGGGCACACACTTCCAACTCCGTGCGACAACCCTGCAGATCCGCTGGGCTATCACGGAGAATTTGAAGATTACAATGTGACGATCAGCGCACCAACGGGAATCGATCAGGTTAATGATCTTATCTCTTCGCTGAATGCTGTTCCGAATCCGGGAACGATAGACAACACTGTGATCCATTATTCGCTTGCGAATGCATCACCGGTGAATATTACGATGACCAACATTGCCGGGCAAACAATAACCCTCGCTGCCAGTGAAAATCCGCAGGTAGCCGGCGATCACTACATCTCCCTAACGGATGTGGGCACAACGATCCCTTCAGGAATATATCTCGTGTCCCTGAACGCCGGAAACCAAAGGCAGACTATGCGGATTGTTATTCTCAACGAATAA
- a CDS encoding sterol desaturase family protein has product MQLSTDTISGYFSSLFSKVPDAVITMIRHPSGQNYKFWENPFWALIVVWITTFIFEQILPRNKNYSVLGRKGFFLDLFYLFFIDFLFGIIGFIALTYTIEFVFTNGMKNIGVSFPLANLGKLPFILQFLVFFIVMDFSQFIAHYLLHRINFFWRFHKIHHAQETLGFASTRHFHFMEYLVLRPFGWIPMGLLGYSDEKYIVCTALYMWIAYFLVFFSHCNVKVNFGILNKIIITPNTHYWHHAKNIPRKFGVNYASVLVFWDLLFRTFYLPGDPKIQPQLGVPDKEVPQNFMGQMIYPFRNIFSKKKDPQMMISEGKKKK; this is encoded by the coding sequence ATGCAGCTTTCCACCGATACTATCAGCGGATATTTTTCCAGTTTATTCAGCAAGGTTCCGGATGCGGTGATCACCATGATCCGGCATCCGTCGGGACAGAATTATAAATTCTGGGAAAATCCGTTCTGGGCGCTCATTGTAGTGTGGATCACGACTTTTATTTTCGAGCAAATACTTCCGAGGAATAAAAATTATTCGGTGCTCGGGCGAAAGGGTTTTTTTCTCGACCTGTTTTATTTATTCTTCATCGATTTTCTTTTCGGCATCATCGGTTTTATCGCGCTCACGTACACGATCGAATTTGTTTTCACGAATGGCATGAAAAATATCGGCGTTAGTTTTCCATTGGCGAACCTGGGTAAACTTCCGTTCATTCTTCAATTCCTGGTATTTTTCATTGTGATGGATTTTTCGCAATTCATTGCGCATTATCTTCTGCACCGCATCAATTTCTTCTGGCGTTTTCACAAAATTCATCACGCGCAGGAAACGCTTGGCTTTGCATCAACGCGGCATTTTCATTTCATGGAATATCTTGTGCTGCGCCCGTTCGGATGGATACCGATGGGATTGCTCGGCTATTCCGACGAAAAATATATTGTCTGCACTGCGCTTTATATGTGGATCGCCTATTTTCTCGTTTTCTTTTCTCATTGCAATGTGAAAGTAAATTTCGGGATACTGAATAAGATCATCATCACACCGAACACGCATTACTGGCATCATGCAAAAAATATTCCGCGAAAATTTGGAGTGAACTACGCATCTGTTCTTGTTTTCTGGGATCTTCTCTTCCGGACTTTTTATTTGCCCGGCGACCCTAAAATTCAACCGCAACTCGGAGTTCCCGATAAAGAGGTTCCGCAGAATTTCATGGGACAGATGATCTACCCGTTCAGAAATATTTTTTCGAAAAAGAAAGATCCGCAGATGATGATTTCGGAAGGGAAAAAGAAAAAGTGA
- a CDS encoding carboxypeptidase regulatory-like domain-containing protein codes for MNFEQMPEVDGGRFCNVCVKVVRDFTKMSDEELIKFIQKKGKEEMCGMFRPEQMREPSYWQNWKNAIGYAAAMFVGMFTLTNKINANIRVNSIPGEENKKVFTISGIVEKEHHYKPIPGAAVFLYDNNGNELGETITDERGEFSLVVSGHDSTEIFHMKFSAGMSYEYRYTGSLDYKTGFMLIIMDRHLNGISLSGKEMLAPLPGKKIFHHRRRRRRSLGGKF; via the coding sequence ATGAACTTTGAGCAGATGCCCGAAGTGGATGGCGGTCGTTTTTGTAACGTGTGTGTGAAAGTGGTGCGCGATTTTACGAAGATGAGCGATGAAGAACTGATAAAATTCATTCAGAAAAAAGGGAAGGAAGAAATGTGCGGAATGTTTCGCCCGGAACAGATGCGGGAACCTTCCTATTGGCAGAACTGGAAAAATGCGATCGGTTATGCGGCTGCGATGTTCGTTGGAATGTTCACACTCACGAATAAGATCAATGCTAACATTCGTGTGAATTCAATTCCCGGAGAAGAAAATAAAAAAGTTTTTACCATCAGTGGCATTGTGGAGAAGGAACATCATTACAAACCGATACCCGGCGCTGCTGTTTTTCTCTATGATAATAATGGAAATGAATTGGGAGAAACCATCACCGATGAAAGAGGAGAATTCAGTCTTGTGGTTTCCGGCCATGATTCTACCGAGATCTTTCACATGAAATTTTCTGCCGGTATGAGTTATGAATATCGTTATACCGGCTCATTGGATTACAAGACCGGATTTATGCTGATCATTATGGATCGGCATCTGAATGGAATTTCTCTTAGTGGGAAAGAAATGCTTGCGCCATTGCCGGGTAAAAAAATATTTCATCATCGCCGCCGTCGCCGCCGCAGCTTAGGTGGAAAATTCTGA
- a CDS encoding isocitrate dehydrogenase (NADP(+)), which translates to MTKIKVANPVVELDGDEMTRVIWKFIKEKLILPYLDIDIKYYDLGIEHRDETNDQVTIDSAEAIKKYQVGIKCATITPDEARVKEFSLKQMWKSPNGTIRNILDGTVFREPIVCKNVPRLVPNWTKPIIVGRHAFGDQYRATDVVIKGKGKLTMTFVPDGGGEAQNWEVYNFKSDGVAMAMYNSDESIKGFAHACMNVALNKKWPLYLSTKNTILKKYDGRFKDIFEEIYKNEFETKFKEAKIVYEHRLIDDMVASALKWHGEFVWACKNYDGDVQSDSIAQGFGSLGLMTSVLVTPDGKIMEAEAAHGTVTRHFREHQQGKPTSTNPVASIFAWTRGLEFRGKIDNNAELIRFAKALEEVCVETIESGKMTKDLAICAHGNNVKLGEHYLNTEDFLSALDTNLKKKLS; encoded by the coding sequence ATGACAAAAATAAAAGTTGCGAATCCTGTTGTGGAACTCGACGGAGATGAAATGACACGCGTGATATGGAAATTCATAAAGGAAAAACTAATCCTTCCGTATCTCGACATTGACATAAAATATTATGATCTCGGAATTGAACATCGTGACGAAACAAATGATCAAGTCACGATTGATTCTGCGGAAGCAATAAAAAAATACCAGGTGGGAATAAAATGTGCGACGATCACTCCCGATGAAGCGCGCGTGAAAGAATTTTCGCTGAAACAGATGTGGAAATCTCCGAATGGAACGATCCGGAATATCCTGGACGGAACTGTTTTCCGCGAGCCGATCGTTTGTAAAAATGTTCCGCGCCTTGTGCCGAACTGGACGAAACCAATTATTGTAGGACGTCACGCATTTGGTGATCAATACCGCGCGACAGATGTGGTGATAAAAGGGAAAGGAAAGTTGACGATGACGTTCGTTCCTGATGGCGGAGGAGAGGCGCAGAATTGGGAAGTATATAATTTCAAAAGCGACGGTGTGGCGATGGCGATGTACAATTCGGATGAATCGATAAAAGGATTCGCGCATGCGTGCATGAATGTGGCGCTGAATAAAAAATGGCCGCTTTATCTCTCTACAAAAAATACGATCCTGAAAAAATACGACGGGCGCTTCAAAGATATTTTCGAAGAAATTTATAAAAATGAGTTTGAAACAAAATTCAAAGAAGCGAAAATAGTTTACGAGCATCGTTTGATCGACGACATGGTTGCTTCTGCCTTGAAATGGCACGGAGAATTTGTGTGGGCCTGCAAAAATTATGATGGAGATGTGCAGAGCGATTCTATTGCGCAGGGATTCGGCTCTCTCGGATTAATGACCTCCGTTCTCGTAACACCCGACGGGAAAATAATGGAAGCAGAAGCGGCGCACGGAACAGTGACGCGTCATTTCCGCGAGCACCAGCAGGGAAAACCAACTTCGACAAACCCCGTTGCAAGTATTTTTGCATGGACACGCGGACTGGAATTCAGAGGGAAAATTGACAACAATGCGGAACTCATTCGTTTTGCAAAAGCATTGGAAGAAGTTTGCGTGGAAACAATTGAGAGCGGAAAGATGACAAAAGATCTCGCGATATGCGCGCACGGAAATAATGTGAAACTCGGCGAACATTATCTGAACACAGAAGATTTTCTATCCGCGTTGGATACTAATCTTAAAAAGAAGTTATCGTAG
- a CDS encoding pyruvate dehydrogenase complex E1 component subunit beta, which yields MRTIAFREALREALNEEMRRDEKVFLIGEEVAEYNGAYKVSQGMLAEFGAKRVIDTPIAELGFAGIAVGAAMNGLRPVVEFMTFNFSLVAIDQVINAASKMLEMSGGQFNIPMVFRGPTGNAGQLGAQHSQAFENWYANCPGLKVVVPSNPADAKGLLKTAIRDNDPVIFMESELMYGDKGEVPESEYLIPIGVADVKREGHDVTIVSFGKIIKHAYNAADELAKEGISAEIIDLRSVRPIDYAAIIRSVKKTNRLVILEEAWPLANISTDITFHVQKNAFDYLDAPIQRVVNADVPLAYAPTLIEAALPNPAKVIDAVKQVMYVA from the coding sequence ATGAGAACCATCGCATTTCGTGAAGCATTACGTGAAGCATTGAATGAAGAAATGCGGCGCGATGAAAAAGTTTTTCTCATTGGTGAAGAAGTTGCCGAATACAACGGCGCTTACAAAGTTTCGCAGGGAATGCTCGCGGAGTTCGGAGCGAAAAGAGTCATTGATACTCCGATCGCCGAACTTGGTTTCGCAGGAATTGCTGTTGGAGCAGCGATGAATGGATTGCGTCCTGTTGTGGAATTCATGACTTTTAATTTTTCGCTCGTAGCAATAGACCAGGTCATCAATGCTGCTTCTAAAATGCTGGAGATGTCGGGCGGGCAATTCAATATTCCAATGGTGTTCCGCGGACCGACCGGAAATGCAGGTCAACTCGGTGCGCAGCATTCGCAGGCATTTGAAAACTGGTATGCGAACTGCCCGGGATTGAAAGTTGTGGTTCCGTCAAATCCTGCAGATGCGAAAGGACTTTTGAAAACTGCGATCCGCGATAATGATCCTGTCATTTTTATGGAATCGGAATTAATGTATGGCGATAAAGGAGAAGTTCCCGAGAGTGAATATTTAATTCCCATCGGTGTCGCCGATGTAAAACGCGAAGGCCATGATGTGACGATCGTTTCATTCGGAAAAATTATCAAACATGCTTACAACGCTGCTGATGAATTAGCGAAAGAAGGAATTTCTGCAGAGATCATTGATCTGCGTTCGGTGCGTCCCATCGATTATGCTGCAATCATCCGCTCCGTAAAAAAAACAAATCGTTTGGTCATTCTCGAAGAGGCATGGCCGCTCGCAAATATTTCTACCGACATTACTTTTCATGTTCAGAAAAATGCGTTTGATTATCTCGACGCGCCCATACAGCGCGTGGTGAATGCAGATGTGCCGCTCGCATACGCGCCTACGCTCATTGAAGCCGCATTGCCTAATCCCGCAAAAGTGATTGATGCCGTGAAGCAGGTGATGTATGTGGCGTAA
- a CDS encoding T9SS type A sorting domain-containing protein, with protein sequence MKKFLLVAALLSVSSLAKSQALAASSSQTDVTCFGACNGSATVIASGGTSPYSYNWSPSGGTAATASALCAGNYTCTVTDAVFASVNVTVNITQPTPITISPSQQNVSCNGGNDGHALATVSGGAGFFTYSWSPVGGNAPIANSLTAGIYTVTVTDANSCTASQTFQITEPPALSATNAIVNVSCFGGSDGSAVVTVNGGTPGYMYSWAPGGYTTDFANGLSENLYLVSITDLNGCFLRDTVNISAPSQLTSSITGTDVTCFNSNDGTAMITVNGGTGPFNYSWAPNGGSGNTQTGLSAATYTCNVTDAHGCTTTQTIDITEPAPLSSIDSQTDVSCFGGSNGSASVSVSGGNGSYSYNWSPSGGNSSMAGALMAGSYSCTITDINGCMLTETFSLTEPSLITVVGSQFDASCSGGNNGSATVNASGGTGPLTYSWTSGGTAATETSLSAGSYTCTVTDMNGCVATQTFVITEPAAMTSNAMITGVTCYNFNNGSITLNMNGGAAPYNYYWSDFSNNAYDSMLVAGVYTLTVQDANSCVFNDTFTVSQPAPLSFVVTQTDISCHGNNDGTASVTPSGGTGPYTYLWNTGNTSSSLTDLSQGIYTCVVTDSNGCVDSAQASIYDPGQLVAFVQAVLNPTTCGASDGGINIAMTGGTQPFIYQWSNGDTIEDLYNIAAGVYSLTVTDAHGCVGTALATLSDPNAPVVAMTLPETFICIDDDTLLISGIPAGGTFTGNGMNGSVFDPSLAGLGQSVIAYAYTDTNGCLGATTDTITVDPCTGIQVNADYSQWNIFPNPTTGDVFITAYVPTEEPVHVQLFSSEGKLIRDVEWNTKDEMHFGIQDEASGIYLVRIISADSEKSFRIIRQ encoded by the coding sequence ATGAAAAAATTTTTACTCGTTGCAGCACTTCTTTCCGTAAGTAGTCTCGCGAAATCGCAGGCGCTTGCTGCTTCCTCTTCTCAAACCGATGTCACCTGCTTCGGCGCGTGTAACGGATCTGCAACTGTCATTGCATCCGGAGGAACTTCTCCATACTCTTACAACTGGTCGCCGAGCGGCGGTACCGCGGCAACTGCGAGTGCGCTCTGCGCCGGAAATTATACTTGCACAGTTACTGATGCCGTTTTCGCTTCGGTGAATGTTACGGTCAACATCACACAACCCACTCCAATTACTATCAGTCCTTCGCAGCAGAATGTTTCATGCAATGGAGGAAACGATGGCCATGCACTCGCAACGGTAAGCGGCGGCGCGGGATTTTTCACTTACTCATGGTCGCCCGTCGGTGGAAATGCACCGATTGCTAATTCCCTGACTGCGGGAATTTATACCGTCACTGTCACGGATGCAAATTCATGTACAGCTTCCCAAACATTTCAGATCACAGAACCTCCCGCACTGAGCGCAACAAATGCTATTGTAAATGTAAGTTGCTTTGGCGGGTCAGACGGAAGTGCCGTGGTAACTGTCAATGGCGGAACTCCCGGTTATATGTATTCCTGGGCGCCGGGCGGATACACCACTGATTTTGCAAACGGGCTCAGCGAAAATCTTTATCTCGTTTCCATCACGGATCTCAATGGTTGTTTTCTCCGTGACACGGTCAACATAAGCGCTCCTTCGCAATTAACGAGTTCAATTACAGGAACAGATGTTACCTGTTTCAATTCCAATGACGGAACAGCAATGATCACAGTCAATGGCGGCACCGGGCCTTTCAATTATTCCTGGGCGCCGAATGGTGGATCCGGGAATACACAAACGGGGCTTTCAGCAGCCACCTATACGTGTAATGTTACAGATGCGCATGGTTGTACTACAACACAAACCATCGATATCACGGAACCGGCGCCGCTTTCTTCGATTGATTCGCAAACCGACGTAAGTTGTTTCGGTGGCAGCAACGGATCTGCATCAGTGAGTGTAAGCGGCGGCAATGGATCCTATTCTTACAACTGGTCGCCCTCAGGAGGAAATTCTTCTATGGCGGGCGCACTCATGGCCGGAAGTTATTCCTGTACCATCACCGATATCAATGGATGCATGCTTACCGAAACTTTCAGTTTAACAGAACCATCGCTTATCACTGTTGTAGGTTCGCAGTTCGATGCGTCATGCAGTGGCGGCAATAACGGCAGTGCGACTGTAAATGCAAGTGGAGGAACGGGGCCGCTTACTTATTCCTGGACAAGCGGCGGAACGGCCGCAACAGAAACTTCGCTGTCGGCAGGATCTTACACCTGCACAGTTACAGATATGAATGGTTGTGTTGCAACACAAACCTTCGTTATCACGGAACCAGCTGCGATGACTTCGAACGCGATGATCACCGGTGTCACCTGTTATAATTTCAACAACGGAAGCATCACGCTCAATATGAATGGCGGAGCGGCTCCTTATAATTATTACTGGTCCGATTTTTCCAATAATGCTTATGATTCGATGCTCGTTGCCGGAGTTTACACACTCACCGTGCAGGATGCAAACAGTTGCGTTTTCAATGATACATTCACTGTTTCTCAACCTGCACCGCTTTCATTTGTGGTAACGCAAACTGACATTTCTTGTCACGGTAATAACGATGGAACTGCTTCCGTAACTCCATCCGGTGGAACCGGCCCCTATACTTATTTGTGGAATACCGGGAATACTTCTTCATCACTCACCGATCTTTCACAGGGAATTTACACTTGTGTTGTTACCGATTCGAACGGATGCGTTGATTCAGCACAGGCATCTATTTATGATCCGGGACAATTGGTAGCATTTGTACAGGCGGTGTTGAATCCAACAACATGTGGCGCTTCTGATGGCGGAATTAATATTGCAATGACCGGTGGAACACAACCTTTCATTTACCAATGGAGTAACGGCGATACGATCGAAGATCTTTACAATATTGCTGCCGGTGTTTATTCACTCACTGTAACTGATGCGCATGGTTGCGTTGGAACTGCACTTGCAACACTCAGCGATCCGAATGCTCCTGTTGTTGCAATGACGCTGCCGGAAACTTTCATTTGCATTGACGATGATACACTCCTGATTTCCGGTATTCCTGCAGGAGGAACTTTCACCGGCAATGGAATGAATGGAAGTGTTTTCGATCCATCTCTCGCCGGGTTGGGTCAAAGTGTGATAGCGTATGCGTACACGGATACGAACGGATGTTTGGGCGCGACCACTGACACGATCACTGTGGATCCGTGTACAGGAATACAGGTGAATGCCGATTATTCTCAATGGAATATTTTCCCGAATCCTACGACCGGTGATGTTTTTATTACTGCTTACGTGCCAACAGAAGAACCTGTGCATGTTCAGCTTTTTTCTTCAGAAGGAAAATTGATCCGCGATGTGGAATGGAATACAAAAGATGAAATGCATTTCGGAATACAGGACGAGGCAAGCGGCATTTATCTTGTGAGAATTATTTCTGCAGATTCTGAAAAATCATTCCGCATCATCAGGCAATAA